The Myxococcales bacterium genome has a segment encoding these proteins:
- a CDS encoding response regulator has protein sequence MNPCTLQGLPASQFGQAFPFHFVCDSALRIIQVGEGLLKLVPSAGQGLSLGEVFSVARPISAKLTLETLKQHLHRLFVLDVMPQPEQPYVRFRGQAIWIEETSRLVFLASPWLTAVGELARLGLTVNDFATHDPAVDLLLVVQAQNVALAEARTLSERLERKRAQLLEAKEIAEAATRAKSAFLANMSHEIRTPLNAVLGMTSLLLDSRLSETQREFAETVKRSGEMLLALISDLLDFSRIEAEKLELSPRPFAMESVLDDVVEQVSMMTAERGLDLVVRLDPAVPRLLVGDAARIRQILLNLVGNAVKFTPQGRVSCIVSGEPANDSDFSLSIRVEDTGIGIPPSVQSLLFQPFSQGDNATNKRFGGTGLGLVICKRLLDLMEGKVSFTSEPGQGTTFSIAVVLPTEAAHPDPWAPHVARKVCFVAAARDELKSFVAELRDHGLDATLFSPPALLSEANLLALTSEGSEMVIVERAAIEDVEAFDAFCVAQGLIRRVAVAASVPATATESLPRTVATLPRPFRRRSLRHWLNGRDRTFSVDDGSRARGSGVGPRVLLAEDNVANQKVALAYLRRANAEVHVVSDGAAAVAALEGRGFDLVLMDCQMPGMDGLEASRRIRALRNGRQDIPIIALTAYARQEDEEMCRAAGMSDFLTKPLDPFRLIEVVDRWSEGIGSPRGARTIVKQVDSSWNGLAIVDEDCLRQLESYELLDDILDIFFSESPLYVQRLKQASMGRDAVSVSRLAHALRGCSSNLNAAKLMAICQVVEDSARKGSLEGIDERLVALEGCLAELHAELRTRRSKTATAG, from the coding sequence ATGAACCCGTGCACCCTTCAAGGTCTACCGGCATCCCAGTTCGGGCAGGCTTTTCCCTTCCACTTCGTCTGTGACAGCGCGCTTCGCATCATTCAGGTGGGCGAGGGCTTACTCAAGCTCGTCCCGAGTGCTGGACAAGGACTTTCGCTGGGCGAGGTCTTCAGTGTTGCTCGGCCCATCTCGGCGAAACTCACCCTCGAGACGCTGAAACAGCATCTTCATCGGCTGTTCGTGCTCGACGTCATGCCTCAACCCGAGCAGCCCTACGTGCGTTTTCGGGGGCAAGCGATTTGGATCGAGGAAACCTCGCGACTCGTTTTTCTCGCAAGCCCCTGGCTCACAGCCGTCGGTGAATTGGCTCGCCTGGGGCTCACCGTGAATGACTTCGCCACGCACGACCCGGCAGTCGACCTGCTCCTGGTCGTGCAGGCACAAAATGTGGCTCTCGCCGAGGCACGCACTCTCTCAGAGCGCCTCGAGCGGAAACGCGCGCAGCTGCTGGAGGCGAAAGAGATCGCCGAGGCAGCGACAAGGGCCAAGAGCGCTTTTCTTGCCAACATGTCGCACGAAATCCGCACGCCCCTCAATGCCGTGTTGGGCATGACGTCGCTGCTCCTCGACTCCCGGCTCTCCGAGACCCAGCGGGAGTTTGCCGAGACTGTCAAGCGTTCGGGCGAGATGCTCTTGGCTCTCATCTCCGACCTGCTCGATTTCTCGCGCATCGAGGCCGAAAAGCTCGAACTCTCTCCTCGCCCCTTCGCGATGGAATCGGTGCTGGACGACGTCGTCGAGCAGGTCAGCATGATGACCGCCGAGCGCGGTCTCGATCTCGTCGTTCGTCTCGATCCGGCGGTACCCCGCTTGCTCGTAGGAGACGCCGCAAGGATTCGCCAGATCCTCTTGAACCTCGTGGGCAACGCCGTGAAGTTCACCCCACAGGGGCGGGTGAGCTGTATCGTTTCGGGAGAGCCCGCGAACGATAGCGACTTTTCGCTCTCGATACGGGTCGAAGACACGGGAATCGGCATCCCTCCCAGCGTTCAGTCGCTTCTGTTCCAGCCGTTCTCTCAAGGAGACAACGCCACCAACAAGCGGTTCGGAGGCACAGGCCTGGGTTTGGTCATCTGCAAACGTCTTCTCGACTTGATGGAGGGCAAGGTCTCGTTCACCAGCGAACCGGGGCAAGGCACAACGTTCTCTATAGCGGTTGTCTTGCCCACGGAGGCGGCGCACCCTGACCCCTGGGCCCCGCATGTCGCGCGAAAGGTCTGCTTCGTCGCCGCCGCGCGAGACGAGCTGAAAAGCTTCGTAGCGGAGTTGCGAGACCACGGACTCGACGCCACCCTTTTCAGTCCCCCCGCACTCCTGAGTGAAGCGAATCTGCTTGCCTTGACCTCCGAGGGGAGCGAGATGGTGATCGTCGAGCGCGCCGCCATAGAGGACGTCGAGGCGTTCGATGCCTTCTGTGTCGCACAAGGCTTGATCCGCCGCGTGGCCGTGGCAGCCTCCGTCCCCGCCACCGCGACCGAGTCCCTCCCAAGGACCGTGGCCACCCTGCCACGCCCCTTTCGGCGGCGCTCGCTCAGGCACTGGCTCAACGGTCGGGACCGCACATTCTCGGTGGACGATGGCTCCCGGGCTCGTGGCTCTGGCGTGGGGCCTCGCGTGCTCCTCGCGGAAGACAACGTGGCAAACCAGAAGGTCGCCCTGGCCTATCTTCGTCGCGCGAACGCTGAGGTCCACGTGGTCTCGGACGGGGCCGCCGCCGTGGCCGCGCTCGAGGGCCGGGGGTTCGACCTGGTCCTCATGGACTGCCAAATGCCCGGCATGGATGGGCTCGAGGCATCCCGCAGGATTCGCGCCCTGCGCAATGGGCGGCAAGACATCCCGATCATCGCCCTCACCGCATACGCACGCCAGGAAGACGAGGAGATGTGCAGAGCCGCGGGCATGAGCGACTTTCTCACGAAGCCTCTGGACCCCTTTCGGTTGATTGAGGTCGTGGACCGGTGGTCAGAGGGGATTGGCAGCCCGCGGGGCGCGCGAACTATCGTGAAGCAGGTCGATAGCTCGTGGAACGGCCTCGCGATCGTCGACGAGGACTGTCTTCGGCAGCTCGAGTCCTACGAACTTCTCGACGACATCCTGGACATCTTTTTCAGCGAATCTCCACTCTACGTACAGCGTCTCAAACAGGCATCGATGGGCCGGGATGCGGTGTCCGTCTCCCGCCTTGCCCACGCATTGCGGGGATGCTCGTCGAACCTCAATGCCGCGAAGCTGATGGCGATTTGCCAAGTCGTGGAGGATTCAGCGCGGAAAGGCAGCCTCGAAGGCATCGACGAGCGGCTCGTGGCTCTCGAGGGCTGTTTAGCCGAGCTTCACGCGGAGCTCCGCACGAGACGCAGCAAGACCGCGACGGCCGGTTGA
- a CDS encoding STAS domain-containing protein yields the protein MENVSPARTQIVKVEDRELNAAVALKLLSRCEPLVTAPNTVVIVDLGNVRFIDSLAVSCLVRLAKKLTDSSRLFLVGLSRYARTVANVTHLDEVVEICETTEQAVSRAAA from the coding sequence ATGGAAAATGTCTCTCCTGCCCGAACCCAGATCGTCAAAGTCGAAGACCGCGAGCTGAATGCGGCTGTGGCCCTCAAGCTGCTCTCGCGCTGCGAGCCCTTGGTTACGGCCCCAAACACCGTGGTCATCGTCGACCTCGGCAACGTTCGGTTCATAGACAGTTTGGCGGTGAGCTGTCTCGTTCGCCTTGCAAAGAAGCTCACGGACTCGTCTCGCTTGTTTCTGGTCGGTCTGTCGCGCTATGCGCGCACCGTGGCAAACGTCACGCATCTCGACGAGGTGGTTGAGATTTGCGAGACCACCGAGCAAGCCGTCTCACGGGCCGCCGCCTGA
- a CDS encoding sugar transferase has product MNAHRAENRSRKLDRMPPALRGGLPRWLARARRWRRLVSLRFVGLGPFVRRTCDIVVTGVALLMLAPLFAATVVAVRFSSRGPAFFSQERLGRGGRPFKLWKFRTMICGADKLKSALAVAQQGVTDGVRFKIRRDPRVTPVGRILRRFSIDELPQLWNVFRGDMTLLGPRPPVWREVALYSPRALRRLEAKPGLTCLWQVGGRSDLSFEQQVELDLQYIDRTTVTEELTILGKTVPAVLTGRGAY; this is encoded by the coding sequence ATGAACGCACATCGCGCAGAAAACCGCTCTCGCAAGCTGGACAGAATGCCACCCGCGTTGCGAGGAGGTCTTCCTCGGTGGTTGGCGCGCGCGCGCCGATGGCGGCGCCTCGTGTCCCTCCGCTTCGTGGGTCTTGGGCCGTTCGTTCGACGAACCTGCGATATCGTGGTGACTGGAGTGGCGCTGCTGATGCTTGCGCCCCTGTTTGCGGCCACGGTGGTGGCGGTGCGGTTCTCGAGTCGTGGGCCCGCGTTCTTTTCGCAAGAGCGCCTGGGGCGCGGTGGCAGACCCTTCAAGCTCTGGAAGTTTCGCACGATGATCTGTGGTGCCGACAAGTTGAAGTCGGCTTTGGCCGTGGCTCAACAAGGCGTGACTGACGGGGTGCGATTCAAGATTCGGCGAGACCCCCGTGTGACGCCTGTGGGACGCATTTTGCGACGATTCAGCATCGACGAGCTGCCTCAGCTTTGGAACGTGTTCAGGGGAGACATGACCCTGCTGGGCCCGCGTCCGCCCGTCTGGCGCGAGGTGGCTCTCTACTCTCCTCGAGCGTTGCGGCGACTCGAAGCCAAGCCCGGACTGACGTGCCTTTGGCAGGTGGGTGGGCGCAGCGACCTCAGTTTCGAGCAGCAGGTCGAACTCGATCTTCAATACATCGACAGGACGACGGTCACAGAGGAGCTGACGATCCTGGGTAAGACGGTACCGGCCGTTCTCACCGGTCGTGGCGCCTACTGA
- a CDS encoding glycosyltransferase family 4 protein translates to MRLAIPLSGTDRGRSGLGAWVHAVLPRLIAALGGPSDDLQVIGTQDELDAYAPYAAGATRIVLPSWAGKPAVSAALHLLAVDRLARARGAEVLLMPSGNRRFAYRPCLPTVTVVHDLAFLQVARKFGWLRDVWVSRVLPAALEAQTQLVAISQSTRRDLSKVLRTPRDVLVVPNGVEAERFADGVELSARVVEVRRRYGLVRPFLIYGARLELPGKNHLRLLDAFASVSQRHGVDLVLAGADWGAEAAVRAAVTRLGLEGRVKLLGFVPRSDLEALVKGATALACVGLYEGFGLPALEALAAGVPPVVSTTGALPEVVGPLGVLCDPHDVSSMTDALDRVLTDEGVQSRARLDGPLHAATFSWDATAAALVRACREAMGASS, encoded by the coding sequence TTGAGGCTCGCCATCCCGCTTTCGGGAACCGATAGGGGTCGCTCGGGGCTTGGCGCCTGGGTCCACGCCGTGCTTCCCCGCCTGATTGCCGCCCTCGGTGGACCCTCGGACGACCTGCAGGTGATCGGCACGCAAGACGAACTCGATGCCTACGCTCCCTATGCCGCCGGTGCCACACGTATCGTTCTGCCCTCGTGGGCAGGCAAGCCCGCGGTGTCGGCGGCGCTGCATTTGCTCGCGGTAGACAGACTGGCTCGCGCCCGGGGTGCCGAGGTGTTGCTGATGCCGTCAGGGAACCGCAGGTTTGCCTATCGCCCCTGCCTTCCGACCGTCACGGTGGTGCACGACCTTGCGTTCCTCCAGGTGGCTCGAAAGTTCGGATGGCTGCGGGACGTTTGGGTGTCCCGCGTGCTTCCGGCGGCTCTCGAGGCGCAGACTCAGCTCGTGGCAATAAGTCAAAGCACCCGTCGTGATCTGAGCAAGGTGCTCCGGACGCCTCGGGATGTTTTGGTGGTCCCGAACGGCGTGGAGGCCGAGCGCTTTGCGGATGGTGTCGAGCTTTCCGCGCGCGTCGTCGAGGTCCGGCGGCGTTATGGGCTGGTGCGACCTTTTTTGATTTACGGCGCCCGCTTGGAGTTGCCGGGGAAGAATCATCTGCGTTTGCTCGACGCTTTCGCGTCGGTGAGCCAACGCCATGGCGTTGATCTCGTGCTCGCGGGCGCCGACTGGGGGGCGGAAGCCGCGGTGCGGGCGGCGGTCACGCGCCTCGGGCTCGAGGGGCGCGTCAAGCTCCTGGGTTTCGTGCCCCGCTCCGATCTCGAGGCCCTCGTCAAGGGGGCCACCGCCTTGGCTTGCGTTGGCCTCTACGAGGGCTTCGGCCTGCCGGCGCTCGAGGCGCTGGCGGCCGGTGTTCCGCCTGTGGTGTCGACGACGGGGGCCCTTCCCGAGGTGGTGGGCCCCTTGGGTGTGTTGTGCGATCCCCACGACGTGTCGTCGATGACCGATGCCTTGGACCGCGTACTTACGGACGAGGGGGTGCAAAGCCGCGCGCGCTTGGACGGCCCGCTCCACGCGGCCACGTTCTCGTGGGACGCGACGGCCGCGGCCCTCGTGCGGGCTTGTCGTGAGGCCATGGGGGCATCATCGTGA
- a CDS encoding WecB/TagA/CpsF family glycosyltransferase — MNRLRGPAALRDVVRGRAPLVGPRLDPGAPAGFVSPIEARCNLGLDYQDLSGEEKLALAHRSVTRDAAVVLKALVSRVAASPERGSVRRTKVLVSPVDNLDVEEALELLFAEPQGRARLFHFVHPHAVNVACRDAALRDCLARADGVFADGIGMRLAAKLLRTPLKNNLNGTDMLPLVCDLAASKRVPLSLVGGAPGVAEACAARLEANHPGLEVPLVRHGFMTEDETRALVDSMKDLGRVLVLVGMGSPLQERWSHANLASLPSVTALTVGGLFDFFSGRMPRAPQLVRDLGLEWAFRLRQEPRRMAKRYILGNPLFLARVMRQRLRDSGPLHA; from the coding sequence GTGAACAGGTTACGAGGTCCAGCGGCTCTCAGGGACGTCGTGCGTGGTCGGGCGCCGCTGGTGGGGCCACGGCTCGATCCGGGGGCGCCCGCGGGCTTCGTCTCCCCGATCGAGGCCCGGTGCAACCTGGGGCTCGACTACCAGGATTTGTCGGGTGAGGAGAAGCTGGCCCTCGCGCACCGCAGTGTCACCCGGGACGCCGCTGTCGTACTCAAAGCGCTCGTGTCGCGTGTGGCGGCGAGCCCCGAGCGGGGATCGGTGCGGCGAACGAAGGTGCTCGTGTCGCCCGTCGACAATCTCGACGTGGAGGAGGCCCTCGAGCTGCTGTTCGCTGAGCCGCAGGGGAGGGCGCGTCTGTTTCACTTCGTCCATCCTCATGCCGTCAACGTGGCGTGTCGGGATGCGGCTCTAAGGGATTGCCTGGCGCGGGCGGATGGCGTCTTCGCGGACGGCATTGGTATGCGTTTGGCCGCCAAGCTCCTTCGCACGCCGCTCAAGAACAATCTCAACGGGACGGACATGCTACCGCTCGTCTGTGACCTTGCGGCCTCGAAGAGGGTTCCGCTTTCGCTGGTGGGTGGAGCGCCGGGTGTGGCCGAGGCGTGTGCTGCGCGTCTCGAAGCAAATCACCCTGGCCTCGAGGTCCCGTTGGTTCGTCACGGGTTCATGACGGAGGATGAGACTCGCGCTCTCGTCGATTCGATGAAAGATCTTGGTCGGGTGTTGGTGCTGGTAGGCATGGGGTCGCCGCTCCAGGAGCGCTGGTCGCACGCGAACCTGGCCAGCCTTCCGTCTGTGACGGCGCTCACCGTGGGGGGGCTGTTCGACTTTTTTTCGGGCCGCATGCCACGTGCACCCCAGCTCGTCAGGGATCTCGGTCTAGAGTGGGCGTTCCGGCTTCGGCAGGAGCCCCGTCGGATGGCGAAGCGGTACATCCTGGGTAACCCCTTGTTTCTCGCGCGCGTGATGCGTCAGCGGCTGAGGGACTCCGGTCCGCTCCACGCTTGA
- a CDS encoding fructose-1,6-bisphosphatase has protein sequence MARRTFTGVVRFGRLFALLPCMSTSVARRVADAVPQPESLQSYLERCLPDNDPLAKVIGSFAMSGKIIEARLRGLPSSDAGGYTDHRNVHGEVVHALDQQADEQIYAGLFHDKLVSAYASEEREGLTVATGPVRGSFLFLCDPLDGSSNLDCGLPVGSIFSVFRSAEAPRAGQPFASGREQVAAGYLLYGVSTWLVFSVGQGVQVFVLDPRGRTFFQVHEGLRMPDEAPSLSYNAGHADAYPASVQAFVNHEKTRSPFSLRYIGALVADFHRVLCKGGLFLYPGTAAHPRGKLRLMYEANPIAFLAEQAGGAASDNAVHLSTTPLDGATEGTFALPRIVPVLLWGVREHSKGGDVIVHLFMDGFS, from the coding sequence GTGGCGCGGCGGACATTCACCGGCGTCGTAAGGTTCGGCAGGCTTTTTGCTTTGCTTCCGTGCATGAGCACCTCTGTCGCCCGCCGCGTCGCTGATGCCGTCCCGCAGCCGGAATCGCTCCAGAGCTATCTCGAGCGGTGTCTCCCCGACAACGATCCCCTTGCGAAAGTCATCGGGTCGTTTGCGATGTCGGGAAAGATCATCGAAGCGCGGTTGCGTGGGTTGCCGAGCTCGGACGCCGGCGGATACACGGATCACAGAAACGTGCACGGGGAGGTGGTGCATGCGTTGGATCAACAGGCCGATGAACAGATCTACGCTGGCCTGTTCCATGACAAGCTGGTCTCCGCTTACGCTTCGGAGGAGCGCGAGGGATTGACCGTGGCGACGGGTCCCGTTCGGGGTTCTTTTTTGTTTCTGTGCGATCCGCTCGACGGCTCGTCGAACCTCGACTGTGGGTTGCCCGTAGGCTCCATCTTCTCTGTTTTTCGTTCTGCGGAGGCGCCGCGCGCGGGCCAGCCTTTCGCGTCCGGTAGGGAGCAAGTTGCTGCGGGGTACTTGCTTTACGGGGTTAGCACGTGGCTGGTGTTTTCGGTGGGGCAGGGCGTGCAAGTGTTCGTGCTGGACCCTCGTGGTCGCACTTTCTTTCAAGTGCATGAAGGGCTGCGCATGCCGGACGAAGCGCCCTCGCTCAGCTACAACGCGGGCCATGCGGATGCGTACCCCGCGTCCGTCCAAGCGTTTGTGAATCATGAAAAAACGCGATCTCCGTTCTCCCTCCGCTACATTGGCGCCCTCGTAGCCGATTTTCACCGTGTTCTGTGCAAAGGAGGTTTGTTCCTCTACCCAGGCACCGCCGCGCATCCTCGTGGGAAACTGCGACTCATGTACGAGGCCAACCCCATTGCCTTCCTTGCTGAGCAGGCGGGGGGTGCCGCTAGCGACAATGCTGTTCACTTAAGCACCACCCCTTTGGATGGTGCGACCGAAGGGACGTTTGCACTCCCTCGGATAGTGCCTGTCTTGTTGTGGGGCGTACGCGAACATTCGAAGGGCGGCGATGTCATCGTCCATCTGTTCATGGATGGATTTTCCTGA
- a CDS encoding PIG-L family deacetylase, giving the protein MSLRSLAVRVLDDVLERTCAPIEPAGRALVLAPHPDDETLGCGGTVARLRAQGHPVSVIAFTDGRGSHPNHADPDELVRQRANELLNAAHCLGLRSEDVQAWNFPDGALRQHEALAVRRLRAAVDELRPETLFVPLPVGEHPDHIAAYWIARSALRGTGTGLDVFEYPVWFWRHAPWVSPPPGQRRALLRTSLARGFGAQALSVLNAKVDVRSQLDAKRRALAAHASQVADPSGAAAGLRTVCDGTFLARFFTGTEFFRRSAW; this is encoded by the coding sequence ATGTCCCTTCGTAGCCTCGCGGTCCGCGTCCTCGACGACGTCCTCGAAAGAACCTGCGCCCCCATCGAGCCGGCGGGCCGCGCGCTGGTCTTGGCCCCCCACCCCGACGACGAGACTTTGGGCTGCGGGGGCACGGTGGCGCGGCTGCGTGCGCAGGGACATCCGGTCTCCGTGATTGCCTTCACGGATGGGCGCGGCTCTCACCCCAATCATGCAGACCCCGACGAACTCGTACGCCAACGAGCAAACGAGCTCTTGAACGCAGCGCATTGTTTAGGTCTGAGGAGCGAAGACGTTCAGGCCTGGAACTTTCCCGACGGAGCGCTTCGGCAACACGAAGCTTTGGCCGTGCGGCGCCTTCGCGCGGCCGTGGACGAGCTACGTCCCGAGACTCTTTTTGTACCCTTGCCCGTAGGCGAGCATCCGGACCACATCGCTGCTTACTGGATCGCCCGTTCGGCGCTTCGGGGCACTGGCACCGGACTCGACGTGTTCGAGTACCCGGTGTGGTTCTGGCGACACGCCCCCTGGGTCTCGCCGCCCCCCGGACAGCGGCGTGCTTTGCTGCGGACCTCGCTTGCCCGTGGCTTCGGGGCGCAAGCCTTGTCCGTGCTCAACGCGAAGGTTGACGTGCGTTCACAGCTCGACGCCAAGAGGCGAGCCCTTGCGGCGCACGCGTCCCAAGTCGCCGACCCGTCCGGCGCAGCCGCCGGACTTCGCACGGTGTGCGACGGAACCTTCCTCGCGCGTTTCTTTACGGGCACGGAGTTCTTCCGCCGCTCGGCCTGGTGA
- a CDS encoding PKD domain-containing protein, with protein sequence MPLPRPHRHVPFVLLGLSALAGLLGACEERSPRSDAGPWDALGSEGGANVDGGSGAFSVDFTVSDCPGVPGDASADAGAAGCCRGPAPLTLTFVPLTAGPVTRFLWQFGDETSSTQLTPTHTYALPNRYDVTLVAGGPTGTLARTKPACIEVSPNPLGATCDVDVQCGPQASCVCGAAAQCPAPFFRGLCSQGCRDAPCPAATVCGDLSLGGAATPEAPWRRPLCLAECVDDTSCATGLACRTLPGRFPTGQWVRGCFPRYPLAPGVPCRNVQGALDSASCVTGLCANLGSVGLCSLDCHDEACPPGLACARFANGEALCVPSCTNRKGCDEDALLGCEAVGGQGPLAYEVEGATSNDRYCVPKSCKIPSDCGGAPCVTGDAASGRCRRDEPVSPVLP encoded by the coding sequence ATGCCCCTCCCCCGCCCGCACCGTCACGTCCCGTTCGTCCTCCTGGGGCTCTCGGCCCTCGCGGGTTTGCTCGGGGCCTGCGAAGAACGATCCCCGCGCTCGGACGCCGGGCCCTGGGATGCGTTGGGGAGCGAGGGTGGCGCCAACGTCGACGGAGGCTCCGGGGCTTTCTCGGTGGACTTCACCGTGAGCGATTGTCCCGGCGTGCCGGGGGATGCGAGCGCGGACGCAGGCGCAGCGGGCTGTTGCCGCGGTCCGGCGCCGCTCACCCTGACCTTCGTGCCCCTCACCGCCGGTCCGGTGACGCGCTTCCTTTGGCAGTTCGGCGATGAGACCTCGTCGACACAGCTCACGCCCACGCACACCTACGCCCTCCCGAACCGCTACGACGTGACGCTGGTGGCAGGAGGTCCCACGGGCACCCTGGCGCGCACGAAACCAGCCTGCATCGAGGTCAGCCCCAACCCCCTTGGGGCGACATGCGACGTCGACGTGCAGTGCGGGCCCCAAGCCAGTTGCGTGTGCGGCGCCGCCGCTCAGTGCCCCGCGCCGTTTTTCCGAGGCCTCTGCAGCCAGGGATGCCGCGACGCCCCCTGCCCCGCAGCCACCGTGTGCGGCGACCTCTCCCTGGGCGGAGCCGCCACGCCGGAAGCCCCCTGGCGCCGCCCCCTGTGCCTCGCGGAGTGTGTCGACGACACCAGCTGCGCGACGGGGCTCGCCTGCCGCACCCTGCCGGGCCGCTTCCCCACAGGCCAGTGGGTCAGGGGCTGCTTCCCCCGCTACCCCCTGGCTCCTGGAGTCCCCTGCCGCAACGTGCAGGGTGCGCTCGACTCTGCAAGCTGTGTCACGGGCCTGTGCGCCAACTTGGGAAGCGTAGGGCTCTGTTCGTTGGACTGCCACGACGAAGCCTGCCCGCCCGGGCTCGCCTGCGCCCGTTTTGCCAACGGTGAGGCGCTCTGCGTGCCCTCCTGCACCAACCGAAAGGGATGCGACGAAGACGCCCTGCTCGGCTGCGAAGCCGTGGGTGGACAAGGACCCCTGGCGTACGAGGTGGAGGGCGCCACATCGAACGATCGCTACTGCGTCCCCAAGAGCTGCAAGATCCCCAGCGACTGCGGGGGTGCCCCCTGCGTGACCGGAGACGCCGCCTCGGGGCGTTGTCGCCGCGACGAGCCCGTCAGCCCCGTCCTCCCCTGA
- the orn gene encoding oligoribonuclease, producing MERIKRSPSPDNLVWIDLEMTGLDVDQHVIVQAAVIITDGELNPLEEFCCDVWQPEDQLAKMSPFVRNMHESNGLLERLKTSKLDTGDAEKRLLERVAGWCPYPATLCGNTVWQDRKFLDKYMPGLARYLHYRLIDVSSLKALANRWYGESAVYAKPKQGEHDALVDIRNSIAELQHYRRTLFRKVG from the coding sequence ATGGAACGAATCAAGCGCTCCCCCTCCCCGGACAACCTGGTTTGGATCGACCTCGAAATGACGGGGCTCGACGTGGACCAGCACGTGATCGTCCAAGCCGCGGTGATCATCACCGACGGTGAGCTCAACCCCCTCGAAGAGTTCTGCTGCGACGTCTGGCAGCCCGAAGACCAGCTGGCCAAGATGTCCCCCTTCGTCCGGAACATGCACGAGAGCAACGGGCTGCTCGAGCGCCTGAAGACCAGCAAGCTCGACACGGGCGACGCCGAGAAGCGGCTGCTCGAGCGGGTGGCCGGCTGGTGTCCTTACCCCGCCACCTTGTGCGGCAATACGGTGTGGCAGGATCGGAAATTCCTGGACAAGTACATGCCGGGGCTTGCGCGCTACCTCCATTACCGCTTGATCGACGTGAGCTCACTCAAGGCCTTGGCAAACCGCTGGTACGGCGAATCCGCGGTGTATGCCAAGCCCAAACAAGGCGAGCACGACGCCTTGGTGGACATCCGCAATTCCATCGCCGAGCTGCAACACTACCGTCGTACCCTGTTTCGCAAGGTCGGCTGA